A window of the Lactuca sativa cultivar Salinas chromosome 7, Lsat_Salinas_v11, whole genome shotgun sequence genome harbors these coding sequences:
- the LOC111898454 gene encoding protein OBERON 3, with product MEIDPPHESDGSTTGSKENEMAVVFDSSGIGLPYAPEDFPLPGDKWGWKVGKRVGVSGHFIDRYLYLPDRLHKENKLVGFSGVTCGKGFASKASLERYLMETFPGIDINAFFSSFTWKIQAANIKGNKEIMMENPISNQQFDPAGCKAGNINCSSLRLLETNNPIYPYTMPCDICCVEPYFCHDCCCILCSRPVNSSISDYSFIKCEAMVNQSHDFICGHICHIECGLRSYMAGTVGGTIGLDAEYSCRRCDARTDLVPHVEKLLRSCESICDCDKVQKILNLCIIILRGSTKASAMKLFNHVQSAVAKLKEGNSHEDIWKREDMSAVTTGDLSQYETDTFEVSNFAPSQRQISFTNFDYRIESMELEKKINKTLASLKKSQETEYKIAENALTAQKTHLLDLYKELEKQKGKLANCSPSTDPSLVHAVFKKMEEIKTEFNKIIAMQVIGKGFGKTSKYVLKEHFGMHSDN from the exons ATGGAGATCGATCCTCCACATGAAAGCGATGGAAGCACCACCGGATCAAAGGAAAATGAGATGGCTGTGGTGTTCGATAGCTCAGGAATTGGTTTGCCATACGCCCCTGAAGATTTCCCTCTACCTGGTGACAAATGGGGTTGGAAAGTGGGAAaaagagttggagtttcagggcACTTTATAGACAGATATCTTTATCTCCCTGATCGCCTTCACAAAGAAAATAAGTTAGTAGGTTTCTCTGGTGTCACTTGTGGCAAAGGTTTCGCTAGCAAAGCTTCACTTGAAAGGTATTTAATGGAAACATTTCCAGGAATCGATATCAATGCGTTCTTCTCTTCCTTCACTTGGAAAATCCAAGCTGCAAACATCAAAG GAAACAAAGAAATCATGATGGAAAATCCAATCAGCAATCAACAATTCGATCCAGCAGGGTGTAAAGCGGGAAACATAAACTGCTCAAGTCTAAGACTACTTGAAACAAACAACCCAATATACCCTTACACAATGCCATGTGACATCTGTTGTGTAGAGCCTTATTTCTGCCATGATTGTTGCTGTATACTTTGTTCTAGACCTGTGAATTCCTCCATTAGTGACTACAGTTTCATAAAATGTGAAGCCATGGTGAACCAGAGCCATGACTTCATTTGTGGTCACATTTGCCACATAGAATGTGGACTGCGGTCCTACATGGCTGGGACCGTGGGTGGGACCATCGGTCTGGATGCTGAGTATTCATGCAGGCGGTGTGATGCCAGGACTGACCTGGTCCCACATGTTGAGAAGCTTCTTAGGAGCTGTGAGAGTATTTGTGATTGTGATAAAGTTCAGAAGATATTAAATCtttgtattattattttgagGGGATCCACCAAAGCTAGTGCTATGAAGCTGTTCAATCATGTTCAATCTGCTGTTGCAAAG CTTAAAGAAGGGAATAGTCATGAAGATATATGGAAACGAGAAGACATGTCAGCTGTTACCACAG GAGATCTTTCTCAATATGAAACCGATACATTTGAAGTTTCAAATTTTGCTCCTTCACAACGACAAATTTCCTTCACAAATTTTGATTACCGAATAGAATCCATGGAGCTCGAGAAAAAGATCAATAAAACACTCGCCTCACTAAAAAAGTCTCAAGAAACCGAGTATAAAATTGCCGAAAACGCCCTCACGGCTCAAAAAACCCATCTTTTAGATCTTTACAAAGAGCTTGAGAAACAGAAGGGCAAACTTGCCAATTGTTCCCCATCAACCGACCCATCTTTAGTCCATGCTGTTTTCAAGAAAATGGAGGAGATAAAAACTGAGtttaataagataattgcaatGCAAGTGATTGGTAAAGGGTTTGGAAAAACATCTAAATATGTATTGAAAGAGCATTTTGGGATGCATTCGGATAACTAA